The following proteins are co-located in the Manihot esculenta cultivar AM560-2 chromosome 9, M.esculenta_v8, whole genome shotgun sequence genome:
- the LOC110622683 gene encoding uncharacterized protein LOC110622683: MECNKDEAVRAKEIAERKFTERDFAGANKFALKAQSLYPGLEGLSQMLMTFDVHASAQKRTVTGEVDWYSVLAVSPSADDETVRKQYRKRALMLHPDKNKSLGADGAFKLVSEAWSMLSDKSKRLAYNDKLNVVGFQQKVSTQAKDPSTPSTVNGFHNGDSAVKSDARTQNRNTRTGPTFVPPPHKKPDTFWTICNRCKTQYEYLRIYLNHTLLCPNCHEAFFAAEKDPPPNVMKPSNYSSRPKHQNSRYRAANTTLFNVGRNCGVAQSSGPDGLGVNSSHSPDPQWNHFSRMASTGAAVPSPSTSAQAASTVQQAHLHVKREHEAAKADQLLKRRRSDERNYVNSYGTGYGRSGLVTASEQRMGCLETERVHGFSSVDNKVNSKRELLPVELRNMLMEKARLDICKKLEEWNSEQVKLEEKRKSMVMNDAKHDDSTIMNDAKRSKKSFRGFSSDDSIKDAPGPMSINVPDPDFHNFDLDRTENAFRDDQVWAAYDEDDGMPRYYARIHKVISLNPFKMKISWLNSRSNSEFSSVDWVVSGFPKTCGDFRAGKHEITETLNSFSHKVKWTKGTRGVICILPGKGDIWALYRNWSADWDEHTPDEVVHQYDMVEVLDDYTEEHGVSVVPLVKVAGFKTVFHRHMDPKEIRRIPKEEMFRFSHQVPDHLLSGEEAHNAPKGCRELDPAATPLELLQVINEANEAQMVEITGESKEEMAPKFTATKVDQMVDDTSKFKEVEVIDSDEQAKDDK; encoded by the coding sequence ATGGAGTGTAATAAAGATGAAGCAGTCAGGGCTAAAGAAATTGCTGAGAGGAAGTTTACAGAAAGAGATTTTGCTGGGGCAAATAAATTTGCTTTGAAGGCCCAAAGCTTGTATCCTGGGCTTGAGGGTCTATCTCAAATGCTTATGACATTTGATGTGCATGCCTCTGCACAGAAAAGAACAGTTACTGGTGAAGTTGATTGGTATAGTGTGCTTGCTGTAAGCCCCTCAGCTGATGATGAGACAGTCAGGAAACAGTACAGAAAGCGAGCCCTCATGCTTCACCCAGATAAAAACAAATCTTTGGGTGCGGATGGCGCATTCAAGCTGGTGTCAGAGGCATGGAGTATGTTATCTGATAAGTCTAAGAGATTAGCATACAATGACAAATTAAATGTGGTAGGATTTCAACAGAAAGTGTCAACTCAGGCAAAGGATCCCTCAACACCATCTACTGTTAATGGCTTTCACAATGGTGATAGTGCTGTAAAATCAGATGCAAGGACTCAGAACAGGAATACTCGGACAGGGCCAACCTTTGTTCCTCCTCCTCATAAAAAACCTGATACTTTTTGGACTATATGCAACAGATGTAAGACACAATACGAGTATCTGAGGATTTATTTAAATCACACCCTCCTATGCCCAAATTGTCATGAAGCTTTTTTTGCTGCAGAGAAGGATCCTCCTCCAAATGTTATGAAGCCATCCAATTATTCTTCTCGTCCAAAGCATCAGAATTCAAGATATCGTGCTGCAAATACTACCCTGTTCAATGTTGGAAGAAATTGTGGAGTAGCTCAAAGTTCTGGACCTGATGGGCTCGGAGTAAATTCATCCCACAGCCCAGATCCACAGTGGAATCATTTTTCTAGGATGGCTAGTACTGGAGCTGCGGTTCCTTCACCGTCAACCTCTGCTCAAGCTGCAAGCACAGTTCAACAGGCACATCTGCATGTGAAGAGAGAGCATGAAGCAGCAAAAGCTGACCAACTCCTCAAAAGGAGAAGATCTGATGAAAGAAATTATGTGAATTCTTATGGAACTGGGTATGGAAGATCAGGCTTGGTAACTGCATCCGAGCAAAGAATGGGCTGTTTGGAGACAGAAAGGGTCCATGGTTTTTCTAGTGTTGATAATAAGGTCAATAGCAAGAGAGAACTGCTACCTGTTGAACTCCGAAACATGTTGATGGAGAAGGCAAGATTGGATATTTGTAAAAAGCTTGAAGAATGGAACTCAGAACAAGTAAAACTGGAAGAAAAACGGAAAAGCATGGTAATGAATGATGCAAAGCATGATGACTCTACTATTATGAATGATGCAAAACGAAGCAAGAAGTCTTTTCGTGGCTTTTCTTCTGATGATTCCATTAAAGATGCCCCTGGACCAATGTCAATTAATGTTCCAGACCCTGATTTTCACAATTTTGATTTGGATCGAACTGAAAATGCTTTTAGGGATGACCAGGTTTGGGCTGCCTATGATGAAGACGATGGAATGCCTCGATACTATGCTCGAATCCACAAAGTGATCTCGTTGAATCCATTCAAGATGAAGATTAGTTGGCTTAATTCAAGGAGCAACAGTGAATTCAGCTCTGTAGACTGGGTAGTTTCTGGTTTTCCCAAGACTTGTGGGGATTTCAGGGCAGGAAAACACGAGATTACCGAAACGTTAAATTCTTTCTCTCACAAGGTTAAATGGACAAAAGGCACTCGTGGGGTCATTTGCATACTTCCAGGAAAGGGAGACATTTGGGCCCTCTATAGAAACTGGTCTGCAGACTGGGATGAGCATACTCCAGATGAAGTGGTCCACCAATATGACATGGTTGAAGTGCTTGATGACTATACTGAAGAACATGGTGTATCTGTTGTTCCTCTTGTTAAGGTTGCTGGTTTCAAGACAGTCTTTCATAGGCATATGGACCCCAAAGAAATTAGGAGGATTCCTAAAGAAGAGATGTTTCGCTTCTCTCATCAGGTACCTGATCATCTCCTTAGTGGTgaagaagctcataatgctccGAAGGGTTGTCGGGAGTTGGATCCAGCAGCTACACCTTTAGAACTTCTTCAGGTAATTAATGAAGCTAATGAGGCACAAATGGTAGAAATTACAGGGGAAAGTAAGGAAGAAATGGCGCCAAAATTTACAGCAACTAAGGTTGATCAGATGGTGGATGATACCTCAAAATTCAAGGAGGTTGAAGTGATAGACAGTGATGAACAAGCTAAGGATGATAAATAA